A single region of the Lactobacillus isalae genome encodes:
- the rpsL gene encoding 30S ribosomal protein S12, producing MPTINQLVRKGRHSKTTKSDSPALNYAYNSMKKKMNYNPAPQMRGVATRVGTMTPKKPNSALRKYARVRLSNLIEVTAYIPGIGHNLQEHSVVLIRGGRVKDLPGVRYHIIRGALDTAGVDGRKQGRSKYGAKKG from the coding sequence ATGCCAACAATTAACCAATTGGTTAGAAAAGGCCGTCACTCAAAGACGACTAAATCTGATTCACCAGCTTTAAACTATGCTTACAACAGCATGAAGAAAAAGATGAACTACAACCCAGCACCTCAAATGCGTGGTGTTGCAACTCGTGTAGGTACTATGACACCTAAGAAGCCTAACTCAGCTTTACGTAAGTACGCTCGTGTTCGTCTTTCAAACTTAATCGAAGTTACTGCTTACATCCCTGGTATTGGTCACAACTTGCAAGAACACTCCGTTGTTTTAATTCGTGGTGGTCGTGTAAAGGACCTTCCTGGTGTTCGTTACCACATCATTCGTGGTGCTTTGGATACTGCAGGTGTTGATGGTAGAAAACAAGGCCGTTCTAAGTACGGTGCTAAGAAGGGTTAA
- a CDS encoding ATP-dependent Clp protease ATP-binding subunit: MEKSYSDSAKNVLEIAKEQAQNFHHRIIGTEHVLLALVIEANGDAGKLLRERNVTPTLVREEIERYTGYGSSPKATYMEMSPRLSLVLNFAKQKADELGTPQIETKHILLGLLASDQILASLILKNIGVEPRDLSQDINDSFMDGSEGEGNVLGISSSTGTKKGKSLTPNLDKVSVNLNKRAREGGIDPVIGRDKEIKRVIQILSRRTKNNPVLVGEPGVGKTAVAQGIAAAIVNHEVPDNLARKRVMALDMGSLIAGTKYRGEFEDRMKKILKEIQRDGSVILFVDEMHTLIGAGGAEGAIDASNILKPSLARGDIQMIGATTFDEYQKYIEKDQALARRFQQVKIGEPSKEETVDILKGLRPKYEKFHNVKIEDEAINDAVEFSTRYIANRFLPDKAIDLIDEASAAVKIQAVGKVDPRLTKLDTQINDVIHQKEQAAENQNFVQAAKLRDEESKLTQNRDKLIEKVENKNSKKSIVDSNKIAQIVSEWTGVPVTRMKKSETKRLAHLESILHERVIGQDKAISAVSRAIRRSRSGIKDENRPIGSFLFLGPTGVGKTELAKALAAAVFGSERNIIRVDMSEYMDQVATSKLIGSAPGYVGYEEGGQLSERVRRNPYSVILLDEVEKAHPDVFNLLLQVLDEGFLTDSKGRRVDFRNTIIIMTSNLGSRSLQEDKTVGFAADNEDKNKLQQEKVAAAVKQFFRPEFINRIDETVVFDSLTKKQLREIVSLMTGNLIDRLARKEVTLKISPAALDVLAKDGFDPEMGARPLRRAIQHELEDVIAEDLISEKIKSGQTVKVGAHQGKLKFTIIDKDKPLVKS; the protein is encoded by the coding sequence ATGGAAAAATCATATAGTGATAGTGCAAAGAATGTTCTTGAAATTGCTAAAGAGCAAGCACAAAACTTTCACCATCGAATTATTGGAACGGAGCATGTTTTGCTTGCTTTAGTAATTGAAGCTAATGGGGATGCCGGTAAGCTTTTGCGTGAAAGAAATGTAACACCAACCTTAGTGCGAGAAGAAATTGAAAGATATACTGGCTATGGCTCAAGTCCAAAAGCCACATATATGGAAATGTCGCCGCGTTTAAGCTTAGTTTTAAATTTTGCTAAGCAAAAAGCTGACGAATTAGGAACTCCTCAAATTGAGACAAAACATATTTTGCTAGGATTATTAGCTAGCGATCAAATTTTAGCAAGTTTAATTTTAAAAAATATTGGTGTAGAACCACGTGATTTAAGTCAAGACATCAATGATAGTTTCATGGATGGCTCAGAAGGTGAAGGTAATGTTTTGGGCATTTCTTCGTCGACTGGAACTAAAAAAGGAAAGTCATTGACACCTAATTTAGATAAGGTAAGTGTAAACTTAAATAAAAGAGCACGTGAAGGAGGAATTGACCCTGTAATTGGTAGAGATAAAGAGATAAAACGAGTAATTCAAATTTTATCGCGTAGAACTAAAAATAACCCTGTTCTAGTAGGTGAACCTGGTGTGGGTAAAACTGCGGTTGCTCAAGGAATAGCTGCAGCGATTGTGAATCATGAAGTTCCCGATAACTTAGCAAGAAAGCGAGTTATGGCTTTAGATATGGGGAGTTTGATTGCAGGAACCAAGTATCGCGGTGAATTTGAAGATAGAATGAAGAAAATTCTAAAAGAAATTCAGCGTGATGGTTCTGTCATCTTATTTGTTGATGAAATGCACACATTAATTGGTGCAGGGGGAGCTGAAGGTGCAATTGATGCTTCGAATATTTTGAAACCATCTTTGGCTCGTGGCGATATTCAGATGATTGGTGCTACTACTTTTGATGAATATCAAAAATACATTGAAAAAGATCAAGCTTTGGCAAGACGTTTTCAACAAGTTAAAATTGGCGAACCTTCAAAAGAAGAAACTGTGGATATCTTAAAAGGATTGCGACCAAAATATGAAAAATTCCACAATGTAAAAATTGAAGATGAGGCAATTAATGATGCTGTCGAATTTTCAACCAGATATATTGCTAACCGCTTCCTACCTGATAAGGCAATTGATTTGATTGATGAAGCAAGTGCAGCTGTGAAAATCCAAGCTGTTGGTAAAGTTGATCCACGTCTAACTAAATTAGATACGCAAATTAATGATGTGATTCATCAAAAGGAACAAGCTGCTGAAAATCAAAACTTTGTTCAAGCGGCTAAGTTGCGTGACGAAGAAAGCAAGCTTACACAAAATCGCGACAAGTTAATTGAAAAAGTAGAAAATAAAAATTCTAAAAAGTCTATTGTTGATTCTAATAAAATTGCACAAATTGTGTCTGAATGGACTGGCGTACCAGTTACTAGAATGAAGAAGAGCGAGACTAAACGTCTAGCTCATTTAGAGAGTATTTTACATGAACGTGTAATTGGTCAAGATAAGGCAATTAGTGCAGTAAGTCGAGCAATTAGACGGAGCAGAAGTGGGATTAAGGATGAGAATCGTCCGATTGGTTCATTCTTGTTCTTAGGTCCTACTGGAGTGGGTAAGACTGAATTAGCAAAAGCACTTGCTGCGGCTGTTTTTGGTTCTGAAAGAAATATTATTCGTGTTGATATGTCTGAGTATATGGATCAAGTTGCAACAAGTAAGCTAATTGGATCTGCGCCTGGATATGTAGGTTATGAAGAAGGCGGCCAGCTTTCAGAGCGTGTAAGACGCAATCCATATTCAGTAATTCTTCTAGACGAAGTAGAAAAGGCTCATCCAGATGTCTTTAATTTGTTACTTCAAGTTCTTGATGAAGGCTTTCTAACTGATTCTAAAGGAAGAAGAGTTGATTTTAGAAATACAATTATTATCATGACTTCCAATTTAGGTTCACGTAGTTTACAAGAAGATAAGACAGTTGGTTTTGCAGCTGATAATGAGGATAAAAATAAACTTCAACAAGAAAAAGTTGCTGCAGCAGTTAAGCAATTCTTTAGACCGGAATTTATCAATAGAATTGATGAGACAGTTGTCTTTGATAGTTTGACTAAGAAGCAATTGCGTGAGATCGTCAGCTTGATGACAGGTAATTTGATTGATCGTTTAGCTCGAAAAGAAGTTACTCTAAAAATTTCTCCAGCAGCTTTAGATGTACTAGCTAAAGACGGTTTTGATCCAGAAATGGGTGCTCGTCCTTTACGTCGTGCAATTCAACATGAACTTGAAGATGTAATTGCTGAAGATTTAATTAGTGAAAAGATTAAGTCAGGACAAACTGTAAAAGTTGGTGCTCATCAAGGTAAATTAAAATTCACAATTATTGATAAGGATAAGCCTTTAGTGAAAAGTTAG
- the rpoB gene encoding DNA-directed RNA polymerase subunit beta, with product MFSLLGHAVNYGSHRTRRSFSRIKEVLKLPNLTDVQTQSYKWFLNEGIREMFDDIMPISDFSGKLSLEFVDYKLLKPKYTLEEARDHDANYSAPLHVTLKLTNHETGEIKTQDVFFGEFPLMTDSGTFVINGAERVIVSQLVRSPGVYYHSDFDKNGRQIFGATVIPNRGAWLEYETDAKDLAYVRIDRTRKLPLTVLIRALGFGSDSEVADMFGESDSLRFTLEKDIHKNPADSRVAEALKDIYERLRPGEPKTTDSSRSLLYARFFDPRRYDLAPVGRYKINKKLSLKNRLLRQTLAETLADPDTGEIIAKKGDVVTHEVLDKLSPYLDRDDFKMVTYEPSKEGVLPDPVTVQEIKVYSKVDPERVIKLMSNGHIADDVKHLTPADVLASINYFFDLQDNIGTTDDIDHLGNRRIRRVGELLQNQFRIGLARMERVVRERMSIQDISTVTPQQLINIRPVVASVKEFFGSSQLSQFMDQNNPLGELTHKRRMSALGPGGLSRDRAGYEVRDVHYTHYGRLCPIETPEGPNIGLINSLATYAIVNKYGFIETPYRRVSWDTHKVTDKIDYLTADVEDNYIIAGANAPLNEDGSFKDKIVLARHKEDNLEVTPDKIDYMDVIPKQVVSVTSACIPFLENDDSNRALMGANHQRQAVPLINPHAPIVGTGMEYRAAHDSGDALVAKAPGVVEYVDANEIRIRRDDDTLDKYVLEKFRRSNATKNYNQTPAVKQGERVVADEVIADGPAMENGELALGQNPIIAFLTWNMYNYEDAVMISERMVKDDVYTSIHIEDYESEARDTKLGPEEITREIPNVGEDALKDLDEEGIVRIGAEVQDGDILVGKVTPKGVTELSAEERLLHAIFGEKAREVRDTSLRVPHGGGGIVQNVQVFTREAGDELPPGVNKMVRVYIVQKRKIQVGDKMSGRHGNKGTIALVCPEEDMPYLPDGRPVDICLNPMGVPSRMNIGQVLELHLGIAAKQLGIHVATPVFDGASEDDMWNMVREAGIGKDGKTVLYDGRTGEPFHNRVSVGIMYYLKLTHMVDDKIHARSIGPYSLVTQQPLGGKAQFGGQRFGEMEVWALEAYGAAYTLQEILTYKSDDVVGRVKAYEAIVKGERIPKPGVPESFRVLVKELQSLGLDIKVLDMDHKEIELRDMDDDSNDHFNIDTLSKLAEQQEKKKLAEEAAKKDDKSAEPVDQSDSSTSSDDKVSK from the coding sequence ATGTTTTCTTTGTTAGGACACGCTGTGAACTACGGTAGTCACCGGACAAGACGTAGCTTCTCTCGAATTAAAGAAGTATTGAAGTTACCTAACTTGACTGATGTACAAACGCAATCTTACAAGTGGTTTCTTAATGAAGGTATTCGTGAAATGTTTGACGACATTATGCCGATTTCAGACTTTTCAGGAAAACTTTCTTTAGAGTTTGTTGACTACAAACTTTTGAAGCCAAAATACACTCTTGAAGAAGCACGTGATCACGATGCTAATTACTCTGCTCCTCTTCATGTAACTTTAAAGTTAACCAACCATGAAACTGGAGAAATTAAGACTCAAGACGTTTTCTTCGGAGAATTCCCATTAATGACAGATTCAGGTACTTTCGTTATTAATGGTGCTGAGAGAGTTATTGTTTCTCAGCTTGTTAGATCTCCTGGTGTTTACTATCATTCAGATTTTGATAAAAATGGTCGCCAAATTTTCGGTGCTACAGTTATTCCTAACCGTGGTGCATGGCTTGAATATGAAACTGATGCTAAGGATTTAGCTTATGTTCGTATTGACCGTACTCGTAAGCTTCCTTTGACTGTTTTAATTCGTGCTTTAGGATTTGGCTCTGACAGTGAAGTTGCTGATATGTTTGGTGAAAGTGATTCACTTCGTTTCACTTTGGAAAAAGATATCCACAAGAATCCTGCTGACTCTCGTGTTGCAGAAGCATTAAAGGATATTTACGAAAGATTACGTCCAGGTGAACCTAAGACAACTGATTCTTCTCGTTCACTTTTGTATGCTAGATTCTTTGATCCAAGAAGATACGATTTAGCTCCTGTTGGTCGTTACAAGATCAATAAGAAACTTTCTTTAAAGAATCGTTTATTAAGACAAACTTTGGCTGAAACTTTAGCTGATCCTGATACTGGTGAAATTATCGCTAAGAAGGGTGACGTTGTTACTCATGAAGTTCTTGATAAATTATCACCTTACTTAGATCGTGACGACTTTAAGATGGTAACTTATGAACCTTCAAAAGAAGGTGTATTACCTGATCCAGTAACAGTTCAAGAAATTAAAGTATATTCTAAGGTTGATCCTGAACGTGTAATTAAGTTAATGTCTAACGGTCATATTGCTGATGATGTTAAGCACTTAACTCCAGCCGATGTATTGGCATCAATTAACTACTTCTTTGACCTTCAAGACAACATTGGAACTACTGACGATATTGACCACTTAGGTAACCGTCGTATTCGTCGTGTAGGTGAATTACTTCAAAACCAATTTAGAATTGGTTTAGCAAGAATGGAACGTGTTGTACGTGAAAGAATGTCAATTCAAGACATTTCCACAGTTACACCACAACAATTAATTAACATTCGTCCTGTTGTTGCTTCAGTTAAGGAATTCTTTGGTTCATCACAATTGTCACAGTTCATGGACCAAAACAATCCACTTGGTGAGTTAACTCACAAACGTCGTATGTCTGCCTTAGGACCTGGTGGTTTGTCTCGTGACCGTGCTGGATATGAAGTTCGTGACGTGCACTATACTCACTATGGTCGTTTATGTCCTATTGAAACTCCTGAAGGACCTAACATTGGTTTGATTAACTCTTTGGCAACTTACGCTATTGTTAATAAGTATGGTTTTATTGAAACACCATACCGTCGTGTTTCTTGGGATACGCACAAGGTTACTGACAAGATTGATTACTTAACTGCTGATGTTGAAGATAATTACATTATTGCCGGTGCCAACGCCCCATTAAACGAAGATGGTTCCTTCAAGGATAAAATTGTTTTAGCTCGTCACAAGGAAGATAACCTTGAAGTTACGCCTGATAAGATTGACTACATGGACGTTATTCCTAAGCAAGTAGTTTCAGTAACTTCTGCATGTATTCCTTTCCTTGAAAACGATGACTCTAACCGTGCTTTGATGGGTGCTAACCACCAACGTCAGGCTGTTCCATTGATTAATCCACATGCTCCAATTGTTGGTACTGGTATGGAATACCGTGCTGCTCATGACTCTGGGGATGCATTAGTTGCTAAGGCGCCTGGTGTAGTTGAATACGTTGATGCAAACGAAATTAGAATTAGAAGAGACGACGATACTTTAGATAAGTATGTTCTTGAAAAATTCCGTCGTTCAAACGCTACAAAGAACTACAACCAAACACCAGCTGTTAAGCAAGGTGAAAGAGTAGTAGCTGACGAAGTTATTGCTGATGGTCCAGCAATGGAAAACGGCGAATTAGCTCTAGGTCAAAACCCAATTATTGCGTTCTTGACTTGGAACATGTACAACTATGAAGATGCCGTTATGATTTCTGAACGTATGGTTAAAGATGATGTTTACACATCTATCCATATTGAAGACTATGAATCAGAAGCTCGTGATACTAAGCTTGGACCTGAAGAAATCACACGTGAAATTCCAAACGTTGGTGAAGATGCACTTAAAGACCTTGATGAAGAGGGGATTGTACGTATTGGTGCCGAAGTTCAAGACGGTGATATCTTAGTTGGTAAAGTTACTCCAAAGGGTGTGACTGAATTATCTGCTGAAGAGCGTTTGCTTCACGCTATCTTTGGTGAGAAGGCTCGTGAAGTTCGTGATACTTCCTTACGTGTACCACATGGTGGTGGCGGTATTGTTCAAAACGTACAAGTCTTCACTCGTGAAGCAGGAGACGAATTACCACCTGGTGTAAACAAGATGGTTCGTGTCTACATCGTTCAAAAGCGTAAAATTCAGGTTGGTGACAAGATGTCTGGTCGTCACGGAAACAAAGGTACTATTGCCTTAGTTTGTCCTGAAGAAGATATGCCATACTTACCAGATGGTCGTCCAGTAGACATTTGTTTGAACCCAATGGGTGTGCCTTCACGTATGAACATTGGACAGGTTCTTGAATTACACTTAGGTATTGCGGCTAAGCAATTGGGTATTCATGTTGCCACTCCAGTATTTGATGGTGCTTCTGAAGATGATATGTGGAACATGGTTCGTGAAGCTGGTATTGGTAAAGACGGTAAGACTGTTCTTTACGATGGACGTACTGGTGAACCATTCCACAACCGTGTTTCAGTAGGTATTATGTACTACTTGAAGTTGACTCACATGGTTGATGACAAGATTCACGCACGTTCAATTGGGCCTTACTCACTTGTTACTCAACAACCACTTGGTGGTAAAGCACAATTCGGTGGTCAGCGTTTCGGTGAAATGGAAGTTTGGGCTCTTGAAGCTTACGGTGCTGCATACACATTACAAGAAATTTTGACTTACAAGTCAGATGATGTTGTTGGTCGTGTTAAGGCATATGAAGCTATTGTCAAGGGCGAAAGAATTCCAAAACCAGGTGTTCCAGAATCATTTAGAGTTCTTGTTAAGGAACTTCAATCCTTAGGTTTGGATATTAAAGTCTTAGATATGGATCATAAGGAAATTGAATTACGTGACATGGATGATGATTCTAATGATCACTTCAACATTGATACTTTATCTAAGCTTGCTGAACAACAAGAAAAGAAGAAGTTGGCCGAAGAAGCTGCAAAGAAAGATGATAAATCAGCTGAACCTGTAGATCAGAGTGATTCTTCAACTTCATCTGATGATAAGGTTTCTAAGTAA
- a CDS encoding prepilin peptidase gives MSKYLIYLLNFTVGSIIGSHLLVIVQRFEKENFISAKSHCDSCKIPLTLINQIPIFSFIKYRGKCFFCQTPISPETLYCEIIGGFAFLPLDPYHDLTSYFLITFIFLLSIFDYLEQSFPIYPLIPLFVLTILKMMGNAPNYAEFEWFLILIVLSIFLIMNLRKKFGYGDTIIFIILMFYYNFYLAEYLFLLSSIFLILIYIFDRDKHSYPFIPFIFLSIIFYNYV, from the coding sequence ATGTCAAAATATTTAATTTATCTACTTAATTTTACTGTCGGAAGTATCATAGGCTCACATTTATTAGTAATCGTTCAGCGCTTTGAAAAAGAAAATTTTATTTCGGCTAAGTCTCATTGCGATAGCTGTAAAATTCCCCTTACGCTTATAAATCAGATTCCTATTTTCTCTTTTATTAAATATCGAGGAAAATGTTTTTTCTGTCAAACTCCTATTTCCCCTGAAACCCTTTACTGTGAAATAATTGGTGGGTTTGCTTTCTTACCACTTGATCCCTATCACGATTTAACTTCATATTTCCTGATTACCTTTATTTTTCTCCTCAGTATTTTTGATTATCTAGAACAATCTTTTCCAATCTATCCTCTTATACCTTTATTTGTCCTTACAATATTAAAAATGATGGGTAATGCTCCAAACTATGCTGAATTTGAATGGTTCTTAATTCTTATTGTTCTTTCTATTTTTTTAATAATGAATTTAAGAAAGAAATTTGGATATGGAGATACGATAATTTTTATTATTCTTATGTTTTACTATAATTTCTATCTGGCGGAATATCTTTTCTTACTATCTTCTATTTTTCTAATACTTATTTACATATTTGATCGCGATAAGCACTCGTATCCCTTCATACCTTTTATTTTCCTAAGTATTATTTTCTATAACTATGTATAA
- the rpoC gene encoding DNA-directed RNA polymerase subunit beta', with the protein MIDVNKFESMQIGLASPNKIRSWSYGEVKKPETINYRTLKPEKDGLFDERIFGPTKDWSCACGKYKGIRYRGIVCDRCGVEVTSAKVRRERMGHIELAAPVSHIWYFKGIPSRMGLVLDISPRALEEVIYFAAYIVIDAGDTDLEDKQLLTEAEYREKKAKFGNRFEAKMGAEAVKELLEQVDIDKEVHDLKEELKTATGQKRTRAIRRLDILDAFKNSGNKPSWMVMDCIPVIPPDLRPMVQLDGGRFATSDLNDLYRRVINRNNRLKRLLDLNAPRIIVQNEKRMLQEAVDALIDNGRRGRPVVGPGNRPLKSLSHMLKGKQGRFRQNLLGKRVDYSGRSVIDVSPKLKFYQCGVPRPMALELFKPFVMHELVKRGLASNIKNAKRKIDREDDDIWDILEDVIKERPVLLNRAPTLHRLGIQAFEPVLVPGKSIRLHPLACEAYNADFDGDQMAIHVPLSDEAVAESRLLMLAAHHILAPKDGKPIVTPSQDIVLGNYWLTQAERGREGEGMIFDSPAEAAIAYANGDIHYHTRIGLAADSMPEKPWPKGYEHGIFVTTYGKLVFNQIFPKDFFYINDPTQENLTHPVDERYFLQPGEDIHEKLDNMKLGKAFKKGFLSDSIAQIYKDYKVQRTSDFLDDLKELGYTVCTTSGLTIGVEDIPTITDKDDIVAEARKKVDVVSKQYRRGLITDEERHDRVISIWNNCKDIVQNEIAQIHAPRNPITIMADSGARGNISNFTQLAGMRGLMAAPNGGMMEIPVTSNFREGLSVLEMFMSTHGARKGMTDTALKTANSGYLTRRLVDVAQDVIIREEDCGTDRGLTVHAITEGDEMIEPLFDRLVGRYTSKSVYDPETHEVICPADVLMDEDMAHKIVDAGVTEVTIRSVFTCNTQHGVCKKCYGMNLATGDDVEVGEAVGTVAAQSIGEPGTQLTMRNFHNGGVAGAADITQGLPRVQELFEARNPKGRATISEVTGEITSIEEDPAEHTRQITVKGQTDTRTYDVPYTASVAVAEGDHVVRGDKLTLGSIDPKELIRVRDALTTEKYILSEIQKAYRMQGVEIADKHVEVMARQMLQKVRILDPGETDILPGELMDIGEFKARNREVIISGGIPATAQSVILGITKAALETNSFLSAASFQETTRVLTDASIRGKNDPLLGLKENVIIGKIIPAGTGMPVYREMEPKADVPEDEKKKSVYSIADIEKKLAAADAEKDNGSAD; encoded by the coding sequence TTGATCGACGTAAATAAGTTTGAAAGTATGCAAATCGGTTTGGCTTCTCCAAACAAGATCAGAAGTTGGTCTTATGGTGAAGTTAAAAAGCCAGAAACTATCAACTATCGTACTTTGAAACCAGAAAAAGATGGTTTGTTCGATGAAAGAATTTTCGGACCAACTAAAGACTGGTCTTGTGCTTGTGGTAAGTACAAGGGTATTCGCTATCGCGGTATTGTTTGTGATCGATGTGGTGTAGAAGTAACTTCTGCTAAAGTTAGAAGAGAACGCATGGGCCACATTGAATTGGCTGCACCAGTTTCACATATCTGGTATTTCAAAGGTATTCCATCTCGTATGGGATTAGTTTTAGATATTTCACCTCGTGCTCTTGAAGAAGTAATTTATTTTGCTGCATATATTGTAATTGACGCAGGTGATACCGATCTTGAAGATAAGCAACTTCTTACAGAAGCTGAATATCGTGAAAAGAAAGCAAAATTTGGCAACCGTTTTGAAGCTAAAATGGGAGCTGAAGCTGTAAAGGAACTTCTTGAACAAGTAGATATTGATAAAGAAGTTCATGACTTAAAAGAAGAATTAAAGACTGCTACTGGTCAAAAGAGAACTCGTGCTATCAGAAGATTAGATATCTTAGATGCATTTAAGAACTCTGGCAATAAGCCTTCATGGATGGTAATGGATTGTATTCCTGTTATTCCACCTGACTTAAGACCAATGGTTCAGCTTGATGGTGGTCGTTTCGCTACTTCTGACTTGAACGATTTATATAGACGTGTAATTAACCGTAACAATCGTTTGAAGAGATTATTAGATTTAAATGCACCAAGAATTATCGTTCAAAATGAAAAACGTATGCTTCAAGAAGCTGTTGATGCATTAATTGATAACGGTAGACGTGGTCGTCCAGTTGTAGGACCAGGTAACCGTCCACTTAAGTCTCTTTCTCACATGTTAAAAGGTAAGCAAGGACGTTTTCGTCAAAACTTGCTTGGTAAACGTGTCGACTACTCAGGTCGTTCAGTTATCGATGTTTCACCTAAATTGAAGTTCTATCAATGTGGTGTTCCACGTCCAATGGCTTTAGAGCTATTTAAGCCATTTGTAATGCATGAATTGGTAAAACGTGGTTTAGCATCTAATATTAAGAATGCTAAGCGTAAGATTGATCGTGAAGACGACGATATCTGGGATATCTTAGAAGATGTAATTAAGGAAAGACCAGTTCTCTTGAACCGTGCACCTACTCTTCACCGTCTAGGTATTCAAGCATTTGAACCAGTTTTGGTGCCAGGTAAGTCAATTCGTCTTCACCCACTTGCTTGTGAAGCTTACAATGCTGACTTCGATGGTGACCAGATGGCCATTCACGTTCCATTATCTGATGAAGCTGTAGCAGAATCTCGTTTGCTTATGCTTGCTGCTCACCACATCTTAGCTCCTAAGGATGGTAAGCCAATCGTTACTCCTTCTCAGGATATTGTTTTGGGTAACTACTGGTTAACTCAAGCAGAACGTGGTCGTGAAGGTGAAGGTATGATTTTTGATTCACCAGCTGAAGCAGCTATTGCTTATGCAAATGGTGACATTCACTACCACACTCGTATTGGTTTAGCAGCAGATTCAATGCCTGAAAAGCCATGGCCAAAGGGATATGAACATGGTATCTTTGTAACTACTTATGGTAAGTTAGTCTTTAACCAAATTTTCCCTAAGGATTTCTTCTATATTAATGACCCTACTCAAGAAAATCTTACTCATCCTGTAGATGAAAGATACTTCTTGCAACCAGGTGAAGATATCCATGAAAAGCTTGATAATATGAAGCTTGGAAAGGCCTTTAAGAAGGGATTCTTATCAGATTCTATTGCTCAAATTTACAAGGATTACAAGGTTCAGAGAACTTCTGATTTCTTGGATGACTTGAAGGAATTAGGTTACACAGTATGTACTACTTCTGGTTTGACTATTGGTGTCGAAGATATTCCTACAATTACTGATAAGGATGATATCGTAGCAGAAGCTCGTAAGAAGGTTGATGTAGTTTCTAAGCAATATCGTCGCGGTTTGATCACTGATGAAGAAAGACACGACCGAGTAATTAGCATTTGGAATAATTGTAAAGATATTGTTCAAAACGAAATTGCTCAAATTCATGCTCCAAGAAACCCAATCACAATCATGGCTGACTCTGGTGCTCGTGGTAACATTTCTAACTTTACTCAACTTGCTGGTATGCGTGGATTGATGGCTGCTCCTAACGGAGGAATGATGGAAATTCCTGTTACTTCAAACTTCCGTGAAGGGTTATCTGTTTTGGAAATGTTCATGTCTACTCACGGTGCCCGTAAAGGTATGACGGATACTGCCTTGAAGACTGCCAACTCAGGTTACTTAACTCGTCGTTTGGTAGACGTAGCGCAAGACGTTATTATTCGTGAAGAAGATTGTGGTACTGATCGTGGTTTGACTGTTCATGCAATCACTGAAGGTGACGAAATGATTGAACCATTGTTTGATCGTTTAGTTGGTCGCTACACTTCTAAGAGTGTTTATGATCCAGAAACTCATGAAGTTATTTGCCCAGCAGATGTCTTGATGGATGAAGATATGGCTCATAAGATTGTTGACGCTGGTGTAACAGAAGTAACTATTCGTTCCGTATTTACTTGCAACACTCAACATGGTGTATGTAAGAAGTGTTACGGTATGAACCTTGCTACTGGTGATGATGTTGAAGTTGGTGAAGCAGTAGGTACTGTTGCTGCTCAATCAATCGGTGAACCTGGTACTCAGTTAACTATGCGTAACTTCCACAACGGTGGTGTTGCCGGTGCTGCAGATATTACTCAAGGTTTACCTCGTGTTCAAGAATTATTTGAAGCTCGTAACCCTAAGGGACGTGCAACAATTTCTGAAGTAACTGGTGAAATAACTTCAATTGAAGAAGATCCAGCAGAACACACTCGCCAAATTACTGTAAAGGGTCAAACAGATACTCGTACTTATGATGTACCATATACTGCATCTGTAGCAGTTGCTGAAGGTGACCATGTTGTACGTGGAGATAAATTGACTCTTGGTTCTATCGATCCTAAGGAATTGATTCGTGTACGTGATGCATTGACTACTGAAAAATACATTCTAAGCGAAATTCAAAAAGCTTATAGAATGCAGGGTGTAGAAATTGCTGATAAGCACGTTGAAGTTATGGCACGTCAAATGCTTCAAAAAGTTCGTATTCTTGACCCAGGTGAAACTGATATCTTACCAGGTGAATTAATGGATATTGGTGAATTTAAGGCAAGAAACCGGGAAGTAATTATTTCTGGTGGTATTCCTGCAACTGCACAAAGTGTAATTCTTGGTATTACCAAGGCCGCTCTTGAAACTAACAGTTTCTTATCTGCAGCTTCATTCCAGGAAACTACTCGTGTTCTTACTGATGCTTCTATTCGCGGAAAGAACGATCCATTACTTGGTCTTAAGGAAAATGTTATTATCGGTAAGATTATTCCTGCAGGTACTGGTATGCCAGTTTACCGTGAAATGGAACCTAAAGCTGATGTTCCTGAAGATGAAAAGAAAAAGTCAGTGTATTCTATAGCTGATATCGAAAAGAAATTAGCTGCAGCTGATGCGGAAAAAGATAACGGTTCAGCTGACTAA